One Clarias gariepinus isolate MV-2021 ecotype Netherlands chromosome 5, CGAR_prim_01v2, whole genome shotgun sequence genomic region harbors:
- the nemp2 gene encoding nuclear envelope integral membrane protein 2, with protein sequence MNEVVSSLCAVGLVIIFISHAEGNSGYSYADCTYVKPDHPSTYYGERCFCYTSPTIKWKDFWSTFQVHASSSQDVVITYPMKPRACQDPENLLKLASCLTEHYWPSRVQKEKDVDIPLVEEEVCFMIRSPRASSEYTLHVSKHRFNKMRFFLFVSGLALFFFAEDVCRSSLFFYISGVSLGTVSIFVFLLLVLKNFIPTRGLFLLLFGAGAGLSYLGIQKLMTEWEEVMRLYWKELLGYLLVSGCVSLAVCHRLGPVIGTRALNVMTLVLRVMGAVVACHGVTYAPVSWILLVVMLGVEILPLLFTLVLELWRQVWWLLSAFLGLFHRRRSSNSRLLTEDEYREQAERHTRASLEELRRYCTNPGFPAWDTVLRLRAPQRFAEFLRNGAHVTESELQSHTRHHSAGAEYTERELLNSTHTTATSEDFSDDEVDNSTHRSPNSSPFSAPPAVPALPAPPALPTAPAYTPTICPYPPMPYIPVPERPLTDDDEPF encoded by the exons ATGAATGAGGTTGTTAGCAGTTTATGTGCCGTAggtttagttattatttttatctcacACGCTGAAGGAAACAGTGGATATTCCTATGCAG ACTGCACATACGTGAAGCCAGACCACCCCTCCACCTACTATGGGGAGCGGTGCTTCTGCTACACCAGTCCCACCATCAAATGGAAAGACTTCTGGTCCACGTTCCAG GTCCACGCGTCAAGCAGCCAGGACGTTGTGATCACGTACCCGATGAAACCCCGAGCCTGCCAGGATcctgagaacctcctgaagctGGCCTCATGTCTGACGGAGCACTACTGGCCCTCGAGGGTACAGAAGGAAAAGGATGTGGACATACCACTCGTCGAGGAGGAGGTGTGCTTCATGATTAGGTCTCCCAGAGCCAGCTCAGAGTACACACTCCACGTCTCCAAACACA GGTTTAACAAGATGCGATTTTTCCTCTTCGTCTCCGGGCTCGCACTCTTCTTCTTCGCCGAAGACGTATGCAG gAGCTCCTTATTTTTCTACATCTCTGGGGTTTCTCTGGGAACGGTTTCCATTTTCGTGTTCCTGCTCCTGGTTCTGAAGAACTTCATACCCACG cGAGGACTTTTCCTGCTGCTGTTCGGCGCCGGAGCCGGACTCTCGTACCTGGGCATCCAGAAGCTGATGACGGAGTGGGAGGAGGTTATGAGGCTGTACTGGAAAGAGCTGCTcg gTTACCTGCTGGTGTCGGGGTGTGTGAGTCTGGCAGTGTGTCACCGGCTCGGCCCGGTCATCGGCACACGCGCGCTGAACGTGATGACGTTGGTGCTACGCGTCATGGGCGCGGTGGTGGCATGTCACGGTGTCACGTACGCCCCCGTGTCCTGGATCCTGCTGGTCGTGATGCTGGGGGTCGAGATCCTGCCCCTGCTGTTCACCCTCGTCCTGGAGCTCTGGAG ACAAGTGTGGTGGCTGCTGTCGGCGTTCCTGGGCCTGTTCCACAGGAGGAGGTCGTCTAACTCCAGACTACTGACGGAGGACGAGTATCGGGAGCAGGCGGAGAGACACACTAGAGCGTCCCTGGAGGAGCTGAGGAGGTACTGCACCAATCCCGGCTTCCCTGCATGGGACACCGTGCTGAGGCTCCGCGCCCCACAGAG GTTTGCAGAGTTCCTGCGTAACGGAGCCCACGTCACTGAATCGGAGCTCCAGAGCCACACGCGCCACCACAGCGCCGGAGCCGAgtacacagagagagagcttCTGAACTCGACACACACCACGGCTACGTCAGAGGACTTCAGCGATGACGAGGTCGACAACAGCACACACCGATCTCCGAACTCGAGCCCGTTCTCTGCTCCTCCTGCTGTTCCTGCCCTGCCTGCTCCTCCTGCCCTGCCCACAGCTCCTGCCTACACACCCACTATCTGCCCCTACCCCCCCATGCCCTACATCCCTGTACCCGAGCGCCCGCTCACAGATGACGACGAGCCGTTTTAA